DNA sequence from the Anomalospiza imberbis isolate Cuckoo-Finch-1a 21T00152 chromosome 14, ASM3175350v1, whole genome shotgun sequence genome:
GGCAGGACTGTGAGGGGAGTGACAGGGAAGGGCGGTGAGGGGCTGCGGTGCGACATGGGGGACTGTGAGGAGACAGGAGATCGGGGAGTGACAGGGACTGGCATTAAgggggctgcgcggggcagGAGATATGCGGGGACTGTGAGGAGAGCGAcagagaggactgtgaggggccACAGGCGGGGCTGTGAGGAGTGCCGGGGGCGAGCAGTGCGGGGCTGCGGGCCACAGCGGGGACATGCCGGGACTGTGGAGGGGAGTGACGGGGGGGACTGTGAGTGGCTTCGGGGCACAGGGGCACACTGAGGGGACGGGAGCTCGAGGAGTGATAGGGCGGGCAGCGaagggacacaggtgagacTGTGAGGAGGGAGTGTGAGGGGCCTGAGAAGGCACAGGGGGACATGCGGGACCGTGAGGGGTGTAAGGAGGCACAGGGGGACATGCGGGACCGTGAGGGGTGTAAGGAGGCGCAGGGGGACATGCGGGACCGTGAGGGGGCCGAGGAGGCACAGGGGGACATGCGGGACCGTGAGGGGTGTAAGGAGGCACAGGGGGACATGCGGGACCGTGAGGGGGCCGAGGAGGCACAGGGGGACATGCGGGACCGTGAGGGGGCCGAGGAGGCACAGGGGGACATGCGGGACCGTGAGGGGGCCGAGGAGGCACAGGGGGACATGCGGGACCGTGAGGGGGCCGAGGAGGCACAGGGGGACATGCGGGACCGTGAGGGGTGTAAGGAGGCACAGGGGGACATGCGGGACCGTGAGGGGTGTAAGGAGGCACAGGGGGACATGCGGGACCGTGAGGGGTGTAAGGAGGCACAGGGGGACATGCGGGACCGTGAGGGGTGTAAGGAGGCACAGGGGGACATGCGGGACCGTGAGGGGGCCGAGGAGGCACAGGGGGACATGCGGGACCGTGAGGGGTGTAAGGAGGCACAGGGGGACATGCGGGACCGTGACGGGGCCGAGGAGGCACAGGGGGACATGCGGGACCGTGAGGGGTGTAAGGAGGCACAGGGGGACATGCGGGACCGTGAGGGGGCCGAGGAGGCACAGGGGGACATGCGGGACCGTGAGGGGTGTAAGGAGGCACAGGGGGACATGCGGGACCGTGAGGGGTGTAAGGAGGCACAGGGGGACATGCGGGACCGTGAGGGGGCCGAGGAGGCACAGGGGGACATGCGGGACCGTGAGGGGTGTAAGGAGGCACAGGGGGACATGCGGGACCGTGAGGGGTGTAAGGAGGCACAGGGGGACATGCGGGACCGTGAGGGGTGTAAAGAGGCACAGGGGTACATGCGAGGGGCGAGGCGGCGGGACCgtgaggggctgcggggcgggcCCTGCCGGCCGAGGGCGGGCCCTGCCGGCCGGCGGGAGGCGCGTGCGCGGCGCAGGCGCGGGGCTGAGCGGCACCTGCGCCCcgcgggccgggcggcggcggcggcggccggaggGCGGTGAGGGTGAGGTAAGGGcgggcccggcgccgccgcccccggcctGGGCACCTGCGGATGGGGGGGGCTGGAGAGCCGCCCCTTTATCCCGGCCCGTGCCGAGGGGGCCCCTCGCGGGTGCCGCTCCGTGGCCGCGGGCTCCTCCCTGGCCGCTCCCGCGGGGCGGGATGGGACCCGCCGGAGGGTCTCGCCTCCGCCGAGCCGGggcctggggagcaggggggaGTCGGACCCGGCGTGCCCACCCCGCCGTTGGTACCTGCACACGGGTGCTGGCGCCCTGCGAGAGCGGGTCGGCCCTGCTGCAGTGGGGTTCAGCCTCCGGAATAGCTCGCAGCGGGACCAGCGATGTCAAGCCTGTGTCACGGCTGCCGGCAGCGTGCTGACCTGAGTACTGCTGCTGAGTCCtgcaggctctggagcagcccGACATAACCTATCcgtcatttttaaaaagagtcaCTTGCTAACAGAGCATTTCTAAACAGAAATTCTGCTCGGGGCTGATGGCCTGTGCCAGGAGGGGCTTTGGTGGCAGTGACTGTCTTAAACAATCCCTCAGGAAGGTTTGGAAAGGAACAAAGGGTATTAAACAGCTCACCTGGTCACAGGGTGGGATTTCCCCTAAGCCGTGGGGACCTGTGCTGCAGTTCCTGTTTGTCTGTTCTGACATTTGCATTTTGGTCTTTGCTTTAAGATACTGGGTCACACACTGCTCCTCAAATAGCCCATCAGGTTAGCTCAGCTGTGCTTAGTTTGAGGTGTTTCTGTGCAGGGAAGTGAAATTTGCGAGCCTTTTGTGCAGAAAGTGCAGAAACTCTCTTAAAGAAGAAGTTTCTGCTTTTGGCTTTGTGGTAAGTACTGTTTGAAAGGGCTGCAAAAAGAGCAGAATCAAGGTTGAACAGGGCCCCCTTAGGTTAAGGCAGAAAGCAGGGTTTGGCCTGGAAGGAGTAGGAGTGCTGATATGAGCAGTGCCACACACTCCTGCTTCAGTGGGTTGGAAATGTCATCACTAAGACACACTGCTCATCCACACCCTTCCCAGGATTGTTGGCAGCAGGTGTAAGCAAGCTCCTTGTCTTTTCATGCCAGGTTGTCCCCAGCTAGCTCACTTTCCTGGTTGGTAGATTCAGGTGCGTGTTCAATCCTCAAATCAGATTCCAGGGTGTGTGAGTAGGCAGGACAAGCAGATCACAGTTGTTATCATCCCCTGGATTGAGGGAAGACGCAGATTGCACGGCCTGTGCTCTCATGTCAGAGCTCCTTCAGTTTGTTCTGTTCTTACCTGGGGTTCAGCATGCACCTTGTACTGGTTCTGCCCTGGCCAGAAATGGGCTCTGTTCCATTTCACTCAGGGCAAGGAAAACTCCTCAGTGCtttgtttttgctgttttaCTCCAGCCATTGGTACTGCACGTGCAGGTTCCTAGAGCTCTGCTGTTGTCCTTCCATCCTCAGTCAGCAGCGCAAACTGAAAGACAGCGAGGGCAGCTCTGGTAACCTTGTTGACTGACGTTTATTTTTTAGTGACTGATACACTGGAGGAAGGTGTTCCCTGGACAGTCCTGGAGACAGAGCAGGTACAGTACAGCAACCCAACAAACCTCTTATTCCATGTCAGGTCTTTACCCTAGCCTGCAGAGTGTCCTGGGAGGGGGAGCATTCATTGCCACTTGGCCTTGAGGGTGCTGACTAAGGAACCTGTGGTGTCTGGGTTGTTGCAATGTGAACCTGCAGCTGAGCCCAAGCAAACTGGGCTGTGACAGGCAAAGAGCAGCTGGTCCCTGTGCCTGGGAAACCCCTTCCGAGCCACAGAGATCACGCGCAGCTGCGCTGGCAAGGTGAGTCAGCATCCTCAGGGTGATTAAGAACTGGCTTGACAAATTACTTGTATTGATATTAGACCTGCACATCTATTGCATCCTTCCAGTAGAGCAAGTAAGAGAGGAGAAATTATTTAGCTGGTGATGGTACAGTGGAAAGGAAGGCCAGCCCTGGtgattttgctgtttctgtgaTAGCTCACAGGATGCAGGCCCAGAGAGATGTTTCAAGTGGTGATGATGTGTTTGGAAAAACTGTACAAGCATTCTGATACAGGGTTTTCACCAAAACTGGTGTAATTGATACTAAACTCTCAACAGTTGTTTTTGCCTTGCACTTAAAGGGGTCATGTGCTGCATCCATTTGGACCTGATGAAGGACTTGAGTGCCTGCAAGTTTGTCCATTTCCTAGCTCTAAACTCTCTAATAAGAGAGATTAGAATGATACGATCTCTCTGAAAAGAGACATCACCTCCTATATACAAAACTTCGGAAATGGGGATGGAAATACCATATTCTGTTCTTCTGCAGAACCCACAAGTCAAATGGTACTATTTCTGAACCCTGCAGATTGCCTTGGTACCCTGCACCTCCGTCCTGCTGCAATGAGCGGGAAGTCCTTGCTCCTGAAGGTCATTCTCCTTGGAGATGGTGGAGTTGGGAAGAGCTCCCTCATGAATCGGTACGTCACCAACAAGTTTGACTCGCAGGCGTTCCACACAATTGGGGTGGAGTTCTTGAACCGGGACCTGGAGGTGGACGGGCGTTTTGTGACCCTCCAGATTTGGGACACTGCGGGACAGGAGAGGTTCAAGAGCCTGCGGACGCCCTTTTACCGGGGAGCAGACTGCTGCCTGCTGACCTTCAGCGTGGACGACCGGCAGAGCTTTGAGAACCTCAGTAACTGGCAGAAGGAGTTTATCTATTATGCTGATGTGAAGGACCCTGAACACTTCCCATTTGTAGTCCTGGGCAACAAGATAGACAAACTGGAGAGACAAGTGAGCACAGAGGAGGCCCGGGCGTGGTGCATGGAAAACGGTAACTATCCCTACCTGGAGACTAGTGCCAAGGATGACACCAATGTAACAGTTGCCTTTGAGGAAGCCGTGCGACAGGTGCTGgcggtggaggagcagctggagcactgCATGCTGGGCCACACCATTGACCTGAACTCCAGCTCCAAATCAGGCTCTTCCTGTTGTTGAGAGTGGCTGCTGCTTTGGGAGCGGCACTCGAACCAGCTGGCTGGATCGAACACACCcgggcagccctggggcactCTGAGGAGAGTGGCCACAAGGACAAGAGGAGTTTGCTCActggggagctgcagcctcACCATCTGAATCCTGCCTGGAGTTTTCAGGCACAAAGCATGTATCTGCAGGAGGGAGCTGTTAACAGAGCATGTGAGCATAGTCTTGCTTCCATCTCTGCCTGTTGTAGCAGGTTTAACGTCCTTTAAATTCCCTAAAGACAATAGGGATTTGTTCTGTACCAAGAattgcctgcagagcaaagctgaGAACATCCTAGACACTGAAGTATTTTAgtcctgaaattaaaaaaaaaatattagactCATTCATGACCATACTGCCAAAGGAAATCCCACTCAACATACTGAACGAAACCTGTCATAAAGAC
Encoded proteins:
- the RAB9B gene encoding ras-related protein Rab-9B isoform X1; translation: MVLFLNPADCLGTLHLRPAAMSGKSLLLKVILLGDGGVGKSSLMNRYVTNKFDSQAFHTIGVEFLNRDLEVDGRFVTLQIWDTAGQERFKSLRTPFYRGADCCLLTFSVDDRQSFENLSNWQKEFIYYADVKDPEHFPFVVLGNKIDKLERQVSTEEARAWCMENGNYPYLETSAKDDTNVTVAFEEAVRQVLAVEEQLEHCMLGHTIDLNSSSKSGSSCC
- the RAB9B gene encoding ras-related protein Rab-9B isoform X2, whose translation is MSGKSLLLKVILLGDGGVGKSSLMNRYVTNKFDSQAFHTIGVEFLNRDLEVDGRFVTLQIWDTAGQERFKSLRTPFYRGADCCLLTFSVDDRQSFENLSNWQKEFIYYADVKDPEHFPFVVLGNKIDKLERQVSTEEARAWCMENGNYPYLETSAKDDTNVTVAFEEAVRQVLAVEEQLEHCMLGHTIDLNSSSKSGSSCC
- the LOC137482786 gene encoding sodium/potassium/calcium exchanger 1-like, whose product is MRDREGCKEAQGDMRDREGCKEAQGDMRDREGAEEAQGDMRDREGCKEAQGDMRDREGAEEAQGDMRDREGAEEAQGDMRDREGAEEAQGDMRDREGAEEAQGDMRDREGCKEAQGDMRDREGCKEAQGDMRDREGCKEAQGDMRDREGCKEAQGDMRDREGAEEAQGDMRDREGCKEAQGDMRDRDGAEEAQGDMRDREGCKEAQGDMRDREGAEEAQGDMRDREGCKEAQGDMRDREGCKEAQGDMRDREGAEEAQGDMRDREGCKEAQGDMRDREGCKEAQGDMRDREGCKEAQGYMRGARRRDREGLRGGPCRPRAGPAGRREARARRRRGAERHLRPAGRAAAAAAGGR